One part of the Paenibacillus silvisoli genome encodes these proteins:
- a CDS encoding argininosuccinate synthase — MAKEKIVLAYSGGLDTSVILKWLKETYDAEIIAFTADIGQKDELDGLEAKALATGASKVYIDDLRDEFAQDFIYPMFQSGALYEGQYLLGTSIARPLIAKRMVDIARAEGATAIAHGATGKGNDQVRFELTAAALAPDIAVIAPWRIEEFREQFPGRAEMIAYAEKHGIPVQASAAKPYSMDRNLLHISFESGMLEDPWFDPSSDENKGMFVLSVSPEDAPDQSEYVELTFEAGNCIAVNGNALSPLEVMEKLNELGGKHGIGRVDMVENRFVGMKSRGVYETPGGTILFTAHRKMESLTMDRDVMHLRDSLISKYASLVYNGFWFAPERLALQALVSESQKNVTGVVRLKLYKGNVIGAGVKSPVSLYNPDIATMEADPSKAYDQGDATGFIRLNALRLKVSSGVEQSKKQ; from the coding sequence ATGGCAAAGGAAAAAATCGTACTGGCATACTCGGGCGGTCTGGATACGTCCGTTATTTTGAAATGGCTCAAAGAAACGTATGACGCGGAAATTATCGCATTCACGGCTGACATCGGCCAGAAGGACGAGTTGGACGGCCTGGAGGCCAAAGCGCTTGCGACAGGCGCATCGAAGGTATACATCGACGACCTGCGCGACGAGTTTGCGCAAGACTTTATTTACCCGATGTTCCAATCCGGCGCTCTCTATGAAGGCCAATACCTGCTCGGCACATCCATCGCGCGCCCGCTGATCGCGAAGCGCATGGTGGACATCGCCCGCGCTGAAGGCGCAACGGCGATCGCGCACGGCGCAACGGGCAAAGGCAACGACCAAGTGCGTTTCGAGCTGACGGCCGCAGCATTGGCTCCGGACATCGCCGTTATCGCGCCTTGGCGCATCGAAGAATTTCGCGAGCAGTTCCCGGGCCGCGCGGAAATGATCGCGTACGCGGAGAAGCACGGCATTCCGGTTCAAGCTTCCGCGGCGAAGCCGTACTCGATGGACCGCAACCTGCTGCACATCAGCTTCGAGAGCGGCATGCTGGAGGATCCTTGGTTCGATCCGAGCAGCGACGAGAACAAAGGCATGTTCGTGCTGTCCGTATCCCCTGAGGATGCGCCGGACCAATCCGAATACGTGGAGCTGACGTTCGAAGCCGGCAACTGTATCGCGGTGAACGGCAACGCGCTGAGCCCGCTTGAAGTGATGGAGAAGCTCAACGAGCTTGGCGGCAAGCACGGCATCGGCCGCGTCGACATGGTCGAGAACCGCTTCGTCGGCATGAAGAGCCGCGGCGTGTACGAGACGCCGGGCGGTACGATCCTGTTCACGGCCCACCGCAAAATGGAGTCGCTCACGATGGACCGCGACGTTATGCACCTGCGCGATTCCCTAATTTCCAAATATGCCTCGCTCGTGTACAACGGCTTCTGGTTCGCGCCTGAGCGTCTTGCGCTGCAAGCGCTCGTGTCCGAAAGCCAGAAGAACGTAACGGGCGTCGTTCGCCTGAAGCTGTACAAAGGCAATGTCATCGGCGCCGGCGTGAAAAGCCCTGTCAGCCTGTACAACCCGGACATCGCGACGATGGAAGCCGATCCGTCCAAAGCGTACGACCAAGGCGACGCAACCGGCTTTATCCGTCTGAACGCGCTTCGTCTGAAAGTGTCGTCCGGCGTTGAGCAAAGCAAGAAGCAGTAA
- the argF gene encoding ornithine carbamoyltransferase codes for MSHLLTEEMAVSLKGRDFIGLADYTPAEVRYLIDLAIELKRKQKAGETYHPLKGKTLGMIFEKSSTRTRVSFEVGMYQLGGQALFLSRNDLQIGRGETISDTAQTLSRYLDGMMIRTFAHRTVIELARAATVPVINGLTDLSHPCQALCDYQTVLEHKGRLEGLKVAYIGDGNNMVHSLIMGAAKLGMHMSVATPEGYEPDEDIVRLTKENAAETGSRIHICRDPKEAIADADIVYTDVWASMGFEAEQKERELAFANYQVNEDLVRYAKKDYLFMHCLPAHRGEEVSEGVIDGKQSIIFDQAENRLHAQKAVMAAIM; via the coding sequence ATGTCACATCTGTTGACGGAAGAAATGGCGGTCAGCCTTAAGGGCCGCGACTTTATCGGACTTGCAGACTATACGCCGGCGGAAGTGCGTTATTTGATCGATCTGGCGATCGAGCTCAAGCGCAAGCAGAAGGCGGGGGAAACTTATCACCCGTTGAAGGGCAAGACGCTCGGCATGATTTTCGAAAAATCCTCTACGCGTACGCGCGTTTCTTTTGAAGTAGGCATGTACCAGCTCGGCGGCCAAGCGCTGTTCCTCAGCCGCAACGACCTGCAAATCGGCCGGGGCGAGACGATTTCGGATACGGCGCAAACGCTGTCCCGCTATCTCGACGGCATGATGATCCGCACCTTTGCGCACCGGACGGTGATCGAGCTGGCGCGCGCGGCAACGGTGCCGGTCATTAACGGCCTTACTGATCTATCGCATCCTTGCCAAGCGCTGTGCGACTACCAAACGGTGCTGGAGCACAAAGGCCGCCTAGAGGGCCTTAAGGTCGCTTATATCGGGGACGGCAACAACATGGTGCACTCGCTCATTATGGGCGCGGCTAAGCTGGGCATGCACATGTCGGTGGCGACGCCTGAGGGCTACGAGCCGGATGAGGACATCGTGCGCCTGACGAAGGAGAACGCGGCCGAAACCGGTTCGCGCATCCATATTTGCCGCGATCCGAAGGAAGCGATTGCCGATGCGGACATCGTCTATACGGACGTATGGGCGAGCATGGGCTTTGAGGCGGAGCAGAAGGAGCGCGAGCTTGCTTTTGCCAACTATCAGGTGAACGAGGATCTGGTTCGCTATGCGAAAAAAGATTACCTGTTCATGCATTGCCTGCCGGCGCACCGCGGCGAAGAAGTGAGCGAGGGCGTCATCGACGGCAAGCAATCGATTATTTTCGATCAGGCGGAGAACAGACTGCACGCGCAGAAGGCCGTTATGGCCGCGATTATGTAA
- a CDS encoding acetylornithine transaminase: MMSDMNKGSETAVSSLFPTYARYPIALVKGEGSWLWDDKGNKYLDFMCGLAVTNLGHAPKQVKDALVKQLDELWHVSNLFHIPNQEAAAKLLTDNSHAEAVFFCNSGAEANEAAIKLARRYHQKVKGNGRNEIITFAQSFHGRTLATLTATGQEKVKEGFGPLPEGFRYIPLHDIEALEAAISDKTAAIMIEMIQAEGGVIPVEPAFVQHIAKLCKEQGLLLIIDEIQTGMGRTGKLFAFEHYGIEPDIFTLAKGLGSGFPVGAMLAKGELIEGFTAGSHGSTFGGTPIATAVVKATIETLLSEKAADRAAESGEYLIAQLSEKLAGNPFVKEIRGKGLMVGIVCSGPVANIITEGQKRGLLVVTAGPDVVRLLPSLLVSKEEIDQAVSILTSIFADQTAPAQL; the protein is encoded by the coding sequence ATGATGAGCGATATGAACAAAGGCAGTGAAACGGCAGTGAGCTCGCTTTTTCCGACGTATGCCAGATATCCGATTGCGCTCGTGAAGGGCGAAGGCAGCTGGCTGTGGGATGACAAAGGCAATAAATATTTGGACTTCATGTGCGGCCTGGCCGTAACGAATCTCGGCCACGCGCCGAAGCAAGTAAAGGATGCGCTCGTGAAGCAGCTCGACGAGCTGTGGCACGTATCCAACCTGTTTCACATTCCGAATCAGGAGGCGGCGGCGAAGCTGCTGACGGACAACAGCCATGCGGAAGCGGTGTTCTTCTGCAACTCCGGCGCGGAAGCCAACGAAGCGGCGATTAAGCTCGCCCGCCGTTACCATCAGAAGGTGAAGGGGAACGGCCGCAACGAAATCATTACGTTCGCCCAGTCCTTCCACGGCAGAACGCTTGCGACGCTGACGGCGACCGGCCAAGAGAAGGTCAAAGAAGGCTTCGGTCCGCTGCCGGAAGGATTCCGCTACATTCCGCTGCACGACATCGAGGCGCTGGAAGCGGCGATCTCCGATAAGACGGCGGCCATCATGATCGAAATGATCCAAGCCGAAGGCGGCGTCATTCCGGTCGAGCCGGCGTTCGTGCAGCATATCGCGAAGCTTTGCAAGGAGCAAGGATTGCTCCTGATCATAGATGAGATTCAAACCGGCATGGGCCGTACGGGCAAATTGTTCGCTTTCGAGCATTACGGCATCGAACCGGACATTTTTACGCTGGCTAAAGGGCTCGGAAGCGGCTTCCCGGTCGGCGCGATGCTGGCAAAGGGCGAGCTGATCGAAGGGTTTACGGCTGGCAGCCATGGCTCTACCTTCGGCGGCACGCCGATCGCGACGGCTGTGGTGAAAGCGACGATCGAGACGCTCCTCAGCGAGAAAGCGGCGGACCGCGCGGCGGAAAGCGGCGAATACTTGATCGCGCAGCTGAGCGAGAAGCTGGCCGGCAACCCGTTCGTGAAGGAGATTCGCGGCAAAGGCCTTATGGTCGGCATCGTGTGCAGCGGTCCCGTCGCGAACATCATTACGGAAGGCCAGAAGCGCGGCTTGCTTGTCGTAACGGCAGGACCGGACGTCGTCCGTTTGCTGCCTAGCCTGCTCGTGTCGAAGGAAGAAATCGATCAAGCGGTGAGCATTCTGACCTCGATTTTCGCGGATCAAACGGCTCCTGCTCAGCTGTAG
- the argB gene encoding acetylglutamate kinase, giving the protein MEQRFVMKCGGSTLAALPASFFEDLRSLQERGVKPVIVHGGGPAINETLAKLGIASEFVNGLRKTSDEVLDVVEMVLAGRINKEIVRRIGQSGAKALGLSGVDGALIQARPVANADEIGFVGDVTDVNASIVEGVMDMGYIPVIAPIGIDAAGQRYNINADTAAGAVASHLGVEQMIVVTDVPGILKTVDGEKKVLSTVTVEEIEAMIESGEIYGGMIPKVRAAIACIQGRVKQVVIVSGDVPGVLSKAVLEGGIGTTIIQS; this is encoded by the coding sequence ATGGAACAGCGGTTTGTGATGAAATGCGGAGGCAGCACGCTTGCGGCGCTGCCGGCTTCTTTTTTCGAGGACCTGCGGAGCTTGCAGGAACGCGGCGTCAAGCCGGTCATCGTGCACGGCGGCGGTCCGGCGATCAACGAAACGCTCGCTAAGCTCGGCATCGCGAGCGAGTTCGTCAATGGCTTGCGCAAGACGAGCGACGAAGTGCTCGACGTCGTGGAGATGGTGCTCGCGGGACGCATCAACAAGGAGATCGTCCGCCGTATCGGCCAAAGCGGCGCGAAAGCGCTCGGACTGTCCGGCGTAGACGGCGCACTCATCCAAGCGCGGCCGGTGGCGAACGCGGACGAGATCGGTTTTGTCGGCGACGTCACGGACGTTAACGCATCGATCGTCGAAGGCGTTATGGACATGGGCTACATCCCGGTTATTGCGCCGATCGGCATCGACGCCGCGGGACAGCGTTATAACATTAACGCGGATACGGCTGCAGGCGCGGTTGCTTCGCATCTTGGCGTCGAGCAAATGATCGTGGTCACTGACGTACCCGGAATCTTGAAGACGGTGGACGGCGAGAAAAAGGTGCTGTCAACCGTAACGGTGGAAGAGATCGAAGCGATGATTGAGAGCGGCGAAATTTACGGCGGCATGATTCCGAAAGTGCGCGCGGCGATCGCATGCATTCAAGGGCGCGTCAAGCAAGTCGTCATCGTGAGCGGCGACGTACCTGGCGTTCTCAGCAAAGCGGTGCTCGAAGGCGGCATCGGGACAACAATTATACAATCCTAA
- the argJ gene encoding bifunctional ornithine acetyltransferase/N-acetylglutamate synthase: MGNTAPTYTVVPEGSVTTPKGFTAGGMHCGLKKTTRHDLGAIVCEVPASAAGVYTTNMFQAAPIQVTRESIGAGGKLRAVIVNSGNANACTGKQGDADAYEMRSAFAEAIGVPAEQVAVASTGVIGELLKMDRVRGGIAELPARLGASYEAADDFCQAILTTDLVKKEVCVSVTIDGKVVHIAGASKGSGMIHPNMATMLGFVTTDAAIGSEALQTLLRRVTDVTFNMITVDGDTSTNDMLVAMASGFAGNEELHDGHPDYAAFAAGLRYVCEVLAKAIARDGEGATKLVEVQVRGAVSNDAAQAIAKTVIGSSLVKSAVFGADANWGRIIAAVGRAGVPVNPETVDIALGDIVTLTQSRPIPFDEDAALAYLKGDTVVIHVELHMGEGAATAWGCDLTYDYVRINAAYRT, encoded by the coding sequence ATGGGGAACACAGCACCAACCTATACCGTCGTGCCGGAAGGCTCCGTTACGACGCCTAAAGGCTTTACAGCCGGCGGCATGCACTGCGGCTTGAAGAAGACGACGCGCCATGACCTTGGCGCCATCGTATGCGAGGTGCCTGCGTCGGCGGCAGGCGTGTACACGACGAACATGTTTCAGGCGGCACCGATCCAGGTGACGCGCGAGAGCATCGGCGCAGGCGGCAAGCTGCGCGCGGTCATCGTGAACAGCGGCAACGCTAACGCATGCACGGGCAAGCAAGGCGACGCCGATGCTTATGAAATGCGGAGCGCGTTCGCGGAAGCGATCGGCGTGCCGGCTGAGCAGGTAGCGGTCGCATCGACGGGCGTCATCGGCGAGCTGCTGAAGATGGACCGCGTTCGCGGCGGCATTGCCGAGCTACCGGCTCGGCTGGGAGCTTCTTACGAGGCGGCGGACGATTTCTGCCAAGCGATCCTGACGACGGACCTCGTGAAGAAGGAAGTGTGCGTGTCCGTTACGATTGACGGCAAGGTCGTACATATCGCCGGCGCTTCGAAGGGAAGCGGGATGATTCACCCGAACATGGCGACGATGCTCGGCTTCGTGACGACGGACGCGGCGATTGGCAGCGAAGCACTGCAAACGCTGCTCCGCCGAGTAACCGACGTGACGTTCAACATGATTACGGTTGACGGCGATACGAGCACGAACGACATGCTGGTCGCCATGGCGAGCGGTTTTGCGGGCAATGAAGAGCTGCATGACGGACATCCCGACTACGCGGCGTTCGCGGCCGGCTTGCGCTATGTATGCGAGGTGCTCGCGAAGGCGATCGCTCGTGACGGCGAAGGCGCAACGAAGCTCGTCGAGGTGCAAGTGCGCGGTGCGGTTTCGAATGACGCGGCGCAAGCGATCGCGAAGACGGTCATCGGTTCGTCACTCGTCAAATCCGCCGTATTCGGCGCGGATGCGAACTGGGGCCGAATCATTGCGGCCGTCGGACGCGCGGGCGTTCCGGTCAATCCGGAGACGGTCGATATCGCGCTGGGCGATATCGTGACGTTGACGCAGTCGCGGCCGATTCCTTTCGACGAGGATGCGGCGCTGGCTTACTTGAAGGGCGACACGGTCGTCATTCACGTGGAGCTGCACATGGGCGAAGGCGCGGCAACGGCTTGGGGCTGCGATCTGACGTACGACTACGTGCGTATCAACGCGGCTTACCGGACTTAA
- the argC gene encoding N-acetyl-gamma-glutamyl-phosphate reductase, giving the protein MTNIVKAAIIGSTGYGGVELIRLLASHPQVEVTSVISSSSAGAPIAEGYPHLTEIRTDILDDVDPALIRSKADVVFLATPPGIASKLIPSLLAEGLKVIDISGDHRLKSRSEYETWYKKEPAEQQYLDQAVYGLSEVYGESVKGVDLVSNPGCFPTSALLGLVPAVKAGFIDPSTIIIDAKSGVSGAGRGASLGTHYAEINENFKAYKINKHQHIPEIEQILSDVAGEKVLTTFTTHLVPMTRGIMSTIYATVKDGRSTEDFISLYRNYYEGRKFVRVRGNGTWPTTKEVSGSNYCDIGFAVDERTGRVTIISVIDNLVKGAAGQAIQNLNLMMGWDETLGLNFVPMYP; this is encoded by the coding sequence ATGACGAACATTGTAAAAGCAGCGATTATCGGATCAACGGGCTACGGCGGCGTAGAGCTGATCAGGCTTCTGGCCAGCCATCCTCAGGTAGAAGTGACGTCCGTCATTTCATCGTCCAGCGCAGGCGCGCCGATTGCCGAGGGCTACCCGCATTTGACCGAGATTCGTACCGATATTTTAGATGACGTAGATCCGGCTTTGATTCGCAGCAAGGCCGATGTCGTATTTCTGGCGACGCCTCCGGGCATCGCATCCAAGCTGATCCCTTCGCTTCTGGCGGAAGGGCTAAAGGTGATTGACATTTCCGGCGACCACCGGCTGAAATCTCGCAGCGAGTACGAGACTTGGTATAAGAAGGAGCCTGCGGAGCAGCAGTACCTCGATCAGGCGGTATACGGCCTATCCGAAGTGTACGGCGAATCCGTGAAAGGCGTCGATCTCGTTTCCAATCCGGGTTGCTTCCCGACCTCGGCGCTGCTGGGCCTCGTTCCGGCCGTAAAGGCCGGCTTTATCGATCCATCGACGATCATTATCGATGCGAAGTCGGGCGTATCCGGCGCAGGCCGCGGCGCAAGCCTCGGTACGCATTACGCGGAAATCAACGAGAATTTTAAAGCCTACAAAATCAATAAGCATCAGCATATTCCGGAGATCGAGCAAATCCTCTCGGATGTGGCCGGAGAGAAAGTGCTGACGACGTTCACGACTCACCTGGTGCCGATGACGCGAGGCATTATGAGCACGATCTATGCGACGGTCAAAGACGGCCGCAGCACGGAGGATTTCATCTCGCTCTACCGCAACTATTATGAAGGCCGCAAGTTCGTTCGGGTACGCGGAAACGGCACATGGCCGACGACGAAAGAAGTGTCGGGCTCGAACTATTGCGATATCGGCTTTGCCGTTGACGAGCGCACCGGCCGCGTGACGATTATTTCCGTCATCGACAACCTGGTGAAGGGCGCGGCAGGGCAGGCCATTCAGAACTTGAATCTTATGATGGGCTGGGACGAAACGCTGGGCCTGAACTTCGTTCCGATGTACCCGTAA
- a CDS encoding YitT family protein, which translates to MGTHLHKENRRLRKPMGPKAEAALSVALLLVGSFLIAISFNMFLVPLGIASGGVSGISILVNHVWGIPPAYTQWALNVPLFLLGLWLLGKRFALKTALGSFILPLIVLFTSDWQPPTDNAMLASIYGGIGVGAGLGLVFRGRASTGGLDLAAQLLHRFTGVRLGLAVACFDGLVIAAAGILIAPENALYALVGLFVTSKTIDFVQTGLATSKVAFVITDRPEQITQVVLHDLDRGLTKLDGHGGYTGEARTVLMVVVGQGEVSKLKGLVKGADPNAFVIISDTAEVLGEGFQLA; encoded by the coding sequence ATGGGAACACACCTACATAAAGAAAATCGAAGACTACGCAAGCCGATGGGGCCGAAGGCGGAGGCTGCGCTGAGCGTCGCGCTGCTGCTCGTCGGATCGTTTCTGATCGCGATCAGCTTCAATATGTTTCTGGTGCCGCTTGGCATCGCGTCCGGCGGAGTGTCGGGCATCTCCATTTTGGTTAACCATGTATGGGGGATTCCGCCGGCGTATACGCAATGGGCGCTCAACGTGCCGCTGTTTCTGCTCGGCCTCTGGCTGCTCGGGAAACGGTTTGCGCTGAAGACGGCGCTCGGCTCTTTTATCCTGCCGCTGATCGTCCTCTTCACCTCGGATTGGCAGCCACCGACGGATAACGCGATGCTCGCTTCCATTTACGGCGGTATCGGCGTCGGCGCGGGGCTAGGCCTTGTCTTCCGCGGAAGGGCATCGACCGGTGGTCTCGATTTGGCGGCACAGCTGCTGCATCGATTCACGGGAGTCCGGCTCGGCTTGGCGGTGGCCTGTTTCGACGGGCTCGTTATCGCGGCTGCAGGGATTCTGATCGCGCCGGAAAATGCGCTGTACGCGCTGGTCGGCTTGTTCGTGACGAGCAAGACAATCGATTTCGTGCAGACAGGGCTGGCGACGTCGAAGGTCGCATTCGTGATTACCGACCGGCCGGAACAAATTACGCAAGTGGTGCTCCATGATCTGGATCGCGGATTAACGAAGCTGGACGGGCATGGCGGGTATACGGGAGAGGCGCGCACCGTGCTGATGGTCGTCGTCGGACAAGGCGAGGTATCGAAGCTGAAGGGGCTTGTAAAAGGCGCGGATCCGAACGCGTTCGTCATAATTAGCGATACGGCGGAAGTGCTCGGGGAAGGCTTTCAGCTGGCATAA
- the prfB gene encoding peptide chain release factor 2 (programmed frameshift), translating into MIDITVKQDLREMAKRLQELRGSLDLDLKQEMILNFEEKMSAPDFWDDNDRAQSTITEMNAVKSVVDQFERMRSEQEDLQMMLELAEEEGDDEALEADLTRGVAELVNKVSEFELQLLLNEPYDRLNAILELHPGAGGTESQDWGQMLYRMYTRWAEKHGFKVELLDYLAGDEAGIKSVTISVKGHNAYGYLKAEKGVHRLVRISPFDASGRRHTSFVSCDIMPEIDDDIEIEIRSEDLKVDTYRASGAGGQHINKTESAIRITHIPSGIVVSCQTQRSQIQNRERAMQMLRSKLYERKIEEQQKQLAEIRGEQSDIAWGSQIRSYVFHPYSMVKDHRTSVETGNVGAVMDGDLDIFIDGYLRSKIRHEEQQ; encoded by the exons ATGATCGATATAACGGTGAAGCAAGACCTGCGTGAAATGGCGAAGCGACTCCAAGAGCTCAGGGGGTCTCTT GACTTAGACCTCAAGCAAGAGATGATTCTCAACTTTGAGGAGAAAATGAGCGCGCCGGATTTTTGGGATGACAATGACCGCGCGCAGAGCACCATTACGGAAATGAATGCCGTCAAATCCGTCGTCGATCAGTTCGAACGGATGCGGAGCGAGCAGGAAGATCTGCAGATGATGCTGGAGCTGGCGGAAGAGGAAGGCGACGATGAAGCGCTTGAGGCGGACCTGACGCGCGGCGTCGCCGAGCTCGTCAACAAGGTGAGCGAGTTCGAGCTGCAGCTCTTGCTCAACGAGCCGTATGACCGGCTGAACGCCATTCTGGAGCTGCATCCCGGCGCAGGCGGCACCGAGTCCCAGGATTGGGGCCAAATGTTGTACCGGATGTATACTCGTTGGGCCGAGAAGCACGGCTTCAAGGTCGAGCTGCTCGACTACTTAGCGGGTGACGAGGCGGGCATTAAGAGCGTTACGATCTCCGTCAAAGGGCACAACGCGTACGGCTACTTGAAGGCGGAGAAAGGCGTTCACCGTCTCGTGCGGATCTCGCCGTTCGACGCTTCGGGACGGCGCCATACGTCCTTCGTATCCTGCGACATCATGCCGGAGATCGACGACGATATCGAGATCGAAATCCGAAGCGAGGATCTCAAGGTAGATACGTACCGCGCGAGCGGCGCCGGCGGCCAGCACATCAATAAGACGGAATCGGCCATCCGGATTACGCACATCCCGAGCGGAATCGTCGTCTCCTGCCAAACGCAGCGTTCGCAGATTCAGAACCGCGAGCGCGCGATGCAGATGCTTCGCTCCAAGCTCTACGAGCGCAAAATCGAAGAGCAGCAGAAGCAGCTGGCGGAAATTCGCGGCGAACAGTCCGATATCGCATGGGGCAGCCAAATTCGCTCCTACGTCTTCCATCCGTACAGCATGGTCAAGGACCACCGCACCTCGGTGGAAACGGGCAATGTCGGCGCAGTCATGGACGGCGATCTCGATATATTTATCGACGGCTACTTGCGCAGCAAGATTCGTCATGAAGAACAGCAATGA